A window of the Vigna angularis cultivar LongXiaoDou No.4 chromosome 3, ASM1680809v1, whole genome shotgun sequence genome harbors these coding sequences:
- the LOC108319226 gene encoding uncharacterized protein LOC108319226 isoform X1, which produces MSSNFVWGSGIGGGWGIGSYVDVLKTEPGLLSLFCKLVAAAAYVGRYGIVAWQAFKARPPRMRRFYEGGFQATMTRREAALILGVSLDNFFGRHSSSHADFQSSYLFQRAHSNR; this is translated from the exons ATG TCTTCAAATTTTGTTTGGGGCTCTGGAATTGGAGGGGGTTGGGGGATAGGGTCTTATGTTGATGTTCTGAAAACAGAACCTGGATTGTTATCCTTGTTCTGTAAATTAG TGGCAGCTGCGGCTTATGTAGGTAGATATGGTATCGTGGCTTGGCAGGCATTCAAGGCTAGACCGCCTAGGATGCGTAGATTTTATGAAGGTGGTTTTCAGGCTACCATGACTAGGAGGGAAGCAGCTCTTATACTGGGTGTTAG TCTTGACAACTTTTTTGGCAGACATAGTTCTTCTCATGCCGATTTTCAATCGTCATATTTGTTTCAGAGAGCGCACTCCAACAGATAA
- the LOC108319226 gene encoding mitochondrial import inner membrane translocase subunit TIM14-3 isoform X2 — protein MTSPLVAGLAVAAAAYVGRYGIVAWQAFKARPPRMRRFYEGGFQATMTRREAALILGVRERTPTDKIKEAHRRVMVANHPDAGGSHYLASKINEAKDMLLGKTRGGGSAF, from the exons ATG ACTTCACCATTGGTGGCTGGGCTTGCAGTGGCAGCTGCGGCTTATGTAGGTAGATATGGTATCGTGGCTTGGCAGGCATTCAAGGCTAGACCGCCTAGGATGCGTAGATTTTATGAAGGTGGTTTTCAGGCTACCATGACTAGGAGGGAAGCAGCTCTTATACTGGGTGTTAG AGAGCGCACTCCAACAGATAAGATTAAAGAAGCACATAGGAGGGTGATGGTTGCAAACCATCCAGATGCAGGTGGCAGCCATTATCTTGCATCCAAAATTAATGAAGCAAAAGATATGTTACTTGGAAAGACCAGGGGTGGTGGCTCAGCATTTTGA